One Nocardia farcinica genomic region harbors:
- a CDS encoding NAD(P)/FAD-dependent oxidoreductase, with protein MKLIDDTGWAGQPTTVEPSLTGDIDCDVVVIGGGGGGMSAALRLADKGEDVVLLEAETLGWGATSRNAGYITNSVAADPELLGFLLKRERLRELYRYAEHAVHFAEDAIAQHGIDCDYKQEGIVMAAVSKGQLRHARRNAKVLAEAGSSGEWVEGPEAGLPEGFLGGIREGVGGTVDPGKFALGLRAATIAAGVRVHESTPAVDVVDTGDRVTVTTPNGTVRARKALLTTNAASNSLSIAPKHLATPVWTSLVETEPIPPDRLDEIGWTSRAPLVTLHMILESYRVTPRGTIVFGTRRIQAGRNPLPTRTPAPQVVDDLVRGFHDRFPGLRDIEPVTAWGGWIGMSSTWLPAAGAASANVLYSAACNGHGFAQAQYVGHMLADHVTGEPRHADLEAIWHRGTFWPSFVSNPALYLGWLADRAADRWAAFRK; from the coding sequence GTGAAATTGATCGACGACACCGGCTGGGCCGGACAACCCACCACGGTCGAACCGTCGCTCACCGGTGACATCGACTGCGACGTCGTGGTGATCGGCGGTGGCGGCGGTGGCATGTCAGCGGCGCTTCGCCTGGCCGACAAGGGCGAGGACGTGGTCCTGCTCGAGGCCGAGACGCTGGGCTGGGGCGCCACTTCCCGCAACGCCGGCTACATCACGAACTCCGTCGCCGCCGATCCGGAGCTGCTGGGGTTCCTGCTGAAGCGGGAGCGGTTGCGCGAGCTGTACCGTTACGCCGAGCACGCCGTGCATTTCGCCGAGGACGCGATCGCGCAGCACGGGATCGACTGCGACTACAAGCAGGAAGGCATCGTGATGGCCGCGGTGTCCAAGGGCCAGCTGCGGCACGCGCGCCGCAACGCGAAGGTCCTGGCCGAGGCCGGTTCGTCGGGCGAGTGGGTCGAAGGCCCCGAGGCAGGACTGCCGGAGGGCTTCCTCGGCGGTATCCGCGAAGGTGTCGGCGGCACCGTCGATCCGGGCAAGTTCGCGCTCGGCCTGCGCGCCGCGACGATCGCCGCCGGGGTGCGCGTCCACGAGTCCACGCCTGCGGTCGACGTCGTCGACACCGGCGACCGGGTCACGGTCACCACCCCGAACGGAACGGTCAGGGCACGCAAGGCGCTGCTGACCACCAACGCCGCGAGCAACAGCCTGTCCATCGCGCCGAAACACCTCGCGACACCGGTGTGGACCTCGCTGGTCGAAACCGAACCGATCCCGCCCGACCGGCTCGACGAGATCGGCTGGACCAGCCGCGCGCCCCTGGTCACCCTGCACATGATCCTGGAGAGCTACCGCGTCACCCCGCGCGGCACGATCGTGTTCGGCACCCGCCGCATCCAGGCGGGCCGCAACCCGCTGCCGACCCGCACCCCGGCGCCGCAGGTCGTCGACGATCTCGTCCGCGGCTTCCACGACCGCTTCCCCGGCCTGCGCGACATCGAGCCGGTGACGGCCTGGGGCGGCTGGATCGGCATGAGCTCCACCTGGCTGCCCGCCGCGGGCGCGGCCTCCGCCAACGTGCTCTATTCGGCCGCCTGCAACGGCCACGGCTTCGCCCAGGCCCAGTACGTGGGACACATGCTGGCCGACCACGTGACCGGCGAGCCGCGGCACGCCGATCTCGAGGCGATCTGGCACCGCGGCACGTTCTGGCCCAGCTTCGTCAGCAATCCCGCGCTGTACCTCGGGTGGCTCGCCGACCGGGCCGCCGACCGATGGGCGGCATTCCGGAAGTGA
- a CDS encoding NAD(P)H-dependent flavin oxidoreductase, with protein sequence MFSNTFTEMFGVAHPLVCGGMTAVGTADLIGAVANAGALGFLTALTQPTPEALVKEISRCRDLTDKPFGVNLTILPTIKPVPYDEYRDAIVESGITVVETAGGNPQPHLPTFKAAGVKVIHKAVTVRHALKAQQLGVDAVSIDGFECAGHPGEDDVPGLVLIPAAARALSIPIIASGGIATGAGLVAALALGACAVNMGTRFMATTEAPIHQNVKQQIVDNSERDTLIVFREFHNSARVARNAVSEEIAAISRKAGATFDDVAHLASGARARERVYGDGEIDGGLWWAGQAQGLIHEIGSCQEVVDRILADAHRIVTETLPRHLAS encoded by the coding sequence ATGTTCTCCAACACCTTCACCGAGATGTTCGGCGTCGCGCACCCTCTCGTCTGTGGCGGCATGACCGCCGTCGGCACGGCGGATCTGATCGGCGCGGTAGCCAATGCCGGTGCCCTCGGTTTCCTCACCGCGCTCACCCAGCCCACTCCCGAGGCGCTGGTCAAGGAGATCAGCCGCTGCCGCGACCTCACCGACAAACCGTTCGGTGTGAACCTGACGATCCTGCCGACCATCAAGCCGGTGCCCTACGACGAATACCGTGACGCCATCGTCGAGAGCGGCATCACCGTCGTCGAAACGGCGGGCGGCAACCCGCAGCCGCACCTGCCCACCTTCAAGGCCGCGGGTGTGAAGGTCATCCACAAGGCGGTCACCGTCCGGCATGCCCTCAAGGCGCAACAGCTCGGCGTCGACGCGGTCAGCATCGACGGTTTCGAATGCGCCGGACATCCCGGTGAGGACGACGTCCCCGGTCTCGTGCTGATCCCCGCCGCGGCGCGGGCGCTGTCCATTCCGATCATCGCCAGCGGCGGTATCGCGACCGGTGCCGGCCTGGTCGCCGCGCTGGCGCTCGGCGCATGTGCGGTGAACATGGGCACCCGCTTCATGGCGACCACCGAGGCGCCCATTCATCAGAACGTCAAGCAGCAGATCGTGGACAACTCCGAACGCGACACCCTCATCGTGTTCCGGGAGTTCCACAACTCCGCCCGCGTCGCCCGCAATGCGGTGTCGGAGGAGATCGCGGCCATCTCGCGGAAAGCCGGTGCGACCTTCGACGACGTCGCTCATCTGGCCAGTGGCGCTCGCGCCCGCGAGCGGGTGTACGGCGACGGTGAGATCGACGGCGGTCTGTGGTGGGCCGGCCAGGCGCAGGGGTTGATCCACGAGATCGGCAGCTGCCAGGAAGTGGTCGACCGGATTCTCGCCGACGCGCACCGGATCGTCACCGAGACCCTGCCGCGCCACCTCGCGAGCTGA
- a CDS encoding flavin monoamine oxidase family protein produces MATQNKQQESTEVVVIGAGMAGLTAATTVAPAAEVVVLESTDRTGGRVDTVRQGDYWINVGTQFTEGTGTLIDALDRHNIEMGSLAGKSIALHLNGTTVDTSNPFALVFRTPMTMMDRIGLAMVGARIIAAAPFLESKGKIGQRVRARLESKLASYVLDGVRSELATTIVRSWSAQWMGCEPDETAAAQFVYSVGIALTDPEKVPNFSLPAGGNQTLTDVLTDDLGARIRLNSPVESVRRDGDGVVVDYRDGDQPKQLRAKRAIVTVPADIAERILPELPQPYRNALNDITYGRYVVVGFFTDEVGPQRWDEYFAISAPQLSFQAVFNHAAALRTGGERKPGGALACFAGGGKADELLDLPDEEIVSRFTADLLSVLPELEGKLGEPVLRRHRRVVPFWAPGRRNTLPTLRDPLDTIYLAGDYALDVPSLADAAASGEKAAEEVLKSLGR; encoded by the coding sequence ATGGCAACGCAGAACAAGCAGCAAGAATCCACCGAGGTTGTCGTCATCGGCGCGGGAATGGCGGGCTTGACGGCCGCGACCACCGTGGCTCCGGCCGCCGAGGTGGTGGTGCTCGAGTCCACCGATCGCACGGGCGGCCGCGTCGACACCGTGCGGCAAGGCGACTACTGGATCAATGTCGGCACCCAGTTCACCGAGGGCACCGGCACGTTGATCGATGCACTAGACCGGCACAACATCGAGATGGGCTCGCTCGCGGGAAAGAGCATCGCGCTGCACCTCAACGGGACCACCGTGGACACCTCGAACCCGTTCGCGCTCGTCTTCCGCACGCCGATGACGATGATGGACCGGATCGGCCTCGCCATGGTCGGGGCCCGCATCATCGCCGCCGCGCCGTTTCTCGAGTCGAAGGGGAAGATCGGTCAGCGGGTGCGCGCGCGGCTCGAGAGCAAACTCGCGTCGTATGTGCTCGACGGTGTCCGTTCGGAATTGGCCACCACCATCGTCCGGTCGTGGTCGGCGCAATGGATGGGCTGCGAACCGGACGAGACGGCCGCCGCGCAGTTCGTCTACTCGGTGGGGATCGCGCTGACCGACCCCGAGAAGGTGCCCAACTTCTCGCTACCCGCCGGGGGCAACCAGACGCTGACCGACGTGCTCACCGACGATCTCGGTGCGCGCATCCGCCTGAACTCGCCGGTGGAGTCGGTGCGCCGCGACGGCGACGGCGTGGTCGTCGACTACCGCGACGGCGACCAGCCCAAGCAGTTGCGGGCGAAACGCGCGATCGTCACCGTACCCGCCGACATCGCCGAGCGGATCCTCCCGGAGCTGCCCCAGCCGTACCGCAACGCGCTCAACGACATCACCTACGGCCGTTACGTGGTGGTCGGCTTCTTCACCGATGAGGTCGGGCCGCAGCGGTGGGACGAGTACTTCGCCATCTCCGCGCCGCAGCTGTCGTTCCAGGCGGTGTTCAACCACGCCGCGGCGCTGCGCACGGGCGGAGAACGCAAGCCAGGCGGCGCACTGGCCTGTTTCGCCGGTGGTGGCAAGGCCGACGAGCTGCTCGACCTGCCCGACGAGGAAATCGTCTCCCGCTTCACCGCCGACCTGCTCAGCGTGCTGCCCGAGCTGGAAGGCAAGCTGGGGGAGCCGGTCCTGCGCAGGCACCGCCGCGTCGTCCCGTTCTGGGCGCCCGGCCGCCGCAACACCTTGCCGACCCTGCGCGACCCGCTCGACACGATCTACCTCGCCGGCGACTACGCGCTCGATGTCCCCTCCCTGGCCGACGCCGCCGCCTCGGGCGAAAAGGCCGCCGAGGAGGTCCTGAAAAGCCTCGGCCGCTGA
- a CDS encoding LacI family DNA-binding transcriptional regulator, giving the protein MATSTKRVTAADVARSLGLSRATVGFVLNNTPGQSIPETTRKRVLAEAKRLGYRPNPAAQALRRGSSRLVMLLLPDWPVETSMGEFFEEVSYHLDRAGYTLVPYPRRRGDRARPLWEVLHPDVILGLGELDEDDLRSVRESGVRSIVTAPLAASVAAAAGAVEQVGHLHARGHRRVAYALPEDPRLAELAAARSACAQQAAQDLGLDPPAVRTVAREGTDAAEHVVRRWRDDGITGVVAYNDYTAALVVRAALRAGIGVPAPLAVIGHDDSPFAPVFVPALTSVRMQIGGLARYVAELALHGAGQLTTEPQPVAPEFTVTIREST; this is encoded by the coding sequence ATGGCGACCAGCACGAAGCGGGTGACCGCCGCGGATGTCGCTCGTTCGCTTGGTCTTTCGCGCGCGACCGTCGGCTTCGTGCTCAACAACACCCCCGGCCAGTCCATTCCGGAAACCACCCGCAAGCGGGTACTCGCGGAGGCGAAGCGGCTGGGATACCGCCCGAACCCGGCCGCGCAGGCGTTGCGCCGCGGCAGCTCGCGCCTGGTAATGCTGTTGCTACCCGACTGGCCCGTCGAGACCAGCATGGGCGAGTTCTTCGAGGAGGTCTCCTACCACCTCGATCGCGCCGGCTACACACTCGTGCCCTACCCGCGCCGCCGTGGCGACCGCGCCCGCCCGCTTTGGGAGGTGCTGCACCCCGACGTGATCCTCGGCCTCGGCGAGCTGGACGAGGACGACCTGCGCTCGGTGCGCGAGAGCGGCGTCCGTTCGATCGTCACCGCGCCGTTGGCGGCGTCGGTCGCGGCCGCCGCGGGCGCGGTCGAGCAGGTCGGGCATCTCCACGCCCGCGGACATCGCCGAGTGGCCTACGCCCTCCCCGAAGATCCGCGTCTGGCCGAACTCGCCGCCGCCCGAAGCGCGTGCGCGCAGCAGGCAGCTCAGGACCTGGGGCTGGACCCGCCGGCCGTGCGGACAGTCGCACGTGAGGGTACCGACGCCGCCGAGCACGTCGTCCGGCGATGGCGCGACGACGGGATCACCGGAGTCGTCGCCTACAACGACTACACCGCGGCGCTGGTCGTGCGAGCCGCGCTGCGGGCCGGCATCGGCGTGCCCGCCCCGCTGGCCGTGATCGGGCACGACGACTCCCCCTTCGCCCCGGTGTTCGTGCCCGCGCTCACCAGCGTCCGCATGCAGATCGGCGGCCTTGCCCGCTACGTCGCGGAACTGGCCCTGCACGGCGCCGGCCAACTCACCACCGAACCCCAACCGGTGGCCCCCGAATTCACTGTGACCATCAGGGAATCCACCTGA
- a CDS encoding glycoside hydrolase family 78 protein encodes MTAAIRQPRAVFVTPEVELTPAGQAPYFRREFDLAARPRRATLRVTAIGLVEAYLNGARVGDEVLAPGWTSYRHRLQVSTIDVTASLVTGANVVGAIVGEGWAVGRVGYEGRSRHYADRPALFLELVLDYDDRTETISSGPEFTAATGAVTAHSLYDGETYDARLEPRGWCEPGFDDSRWLPVREFDWDLAALVEPMGPPIRRIEELSPVSVTTRPDGRHLVDFGQVLTGWTRLTVTGPTGTAVTLRHAELLRDGDLDTTTLRTARATDTYILRGEGTETWEPRFTFHGFRYVEVEGWPGEFTTGSLTAVVVHSDMARTGWLETSDELLNRLYANVVWSMRGNFVGVPTDCPQRDERLGWTGDINAFAPVAAFLYDVRGVLGSWLADLAVEHAEKGEVPFVVPDVLSAPSPPTALWGDAAVSVPWVLYREYGDEEILRRAYQSMTAFVREVASRLDDHDLWSAGFQYGDWLDPDAPEDRPSEAKTDRHLVAQAYFAKATGELARTARILGHEADAVEFDELACRVRAAFRREYVTGSGRVVGETATAYALAIAFDLLDPDQLAAAGARLSAAVARTGHRISTGFAGTPHLLPALTKTGHTEEAYLTLMQTEAPSFLYPVTMGATTIWERWDAIRPDGTLHPSGMTSLNHYAYGAVADWLHRVVGGLEAIAPGYRTVRIAPVPGGGLTHATLVHDTVRGRFRIAWRVADDHATVEVTVPEGVEATVVLPLDPEARVPVVGGGEHRWEYALARAEAAAYTMDTPLRTLADDTAVWAALTRVFDKHFPGIPIEGKAPEAAAISLNTMLEYVPGATADLRADLEAALAAD; translated from the coding sequence GTGACCGCTGCTATCCGGCAACCGCGCGCCGTTTTCGTCACCCCGGAGGTCGAACTGACCCCCGCCGGGCAGGCCCCCTATTTTCGCCGCGAGTTCGACCTCGCCGCGCGGCCACGGCGGGCCACGCTGCGCGTGACCGCGATCGGCCTGGTCGAGGCGTATCTCAACGGCGCCCGCGTGGGCGACGAGGTCCTCGCGCCCGGCTGGACCTCCTACCGGCATCGCCTACAGGTGAGCACGATCGACGTGACCGCTTCGCTGGTGACGGGCGCCAACGTGGTCGGCGCGATCGTCGGCGAGGGCTGGGCCGTCGGCCGCGTCGGCTACGAGGGCAGGAGCCGTCATTACGCGGACCGGCCCGCACTGTTCCTCGAACTCGTGCTCGACTACGACGATCGCACCGAAACCATCTCCTCCGGGCCCGAATTCACCGCGGCCACCGGAGCGGTGACCGCACACAGCCTCTACGACGGGGAGACCTACGACGCGCGACTCGAACCGCGGGGCTGGTGCGAACCGGGATTCGATGACAGCCGGTGGCTTCCGGTGCGCGAGTTCGATTGGGATCTCGCGGCTCTCGTGGAGCCGATGGGCCCGCCGATTCGCCGGATCGAGGAGCTGTCGCCGGTGTCGGTGACCACGCGGCCGGATGGCCGACACCTGGTGGACTTCGGGCAGGTCCTCACCGGATGGACTCGGCTCACCGTCACCGGCCCGACGGGTACGGCGGTGACACTCCGTCACGCCGAGCTCCTGCGCGACGGGGACCTCGACACCACCACCCTGCGGACCGCCCGCGCCACCGACACCTACATCCTGCGCGGTGAGGGCACCGAAACCTGGGAGCCGCGCTTCACCTTCCACGGGTTCCGGTACGTCGAGGTCGAGGGCTGGCCAGGCGAGTTCACCACCGGGTCGCTCACCGCGGTGGTCGTGCACAGCGACATGGCGCGCACCGGCTGGTTGGAGACCTCCGACGAACTCCTGAATCGGCTCTACGCCAATGTGGTCTGGTCGATGCGCGGCAACTTCGTGGGCGTGCCGACCGACTGCCCGCAACGGGACGAGCGGCTCGGGTGGACGGGCGACATCAACGCCTTCGCGCCGGTCGCGGCGTTCCTCTACGACGTGCGCGGTGTGCTGGGATCCTGGCTGGCCGACTTGGCCGTCGAGCATGCCGAGAAGGGCGAGGTCCCCTTCGTCGTGCCCGATGTGCTCAGCGCACCGTCACCGCCGACCGCCCTGTGGGGCGACGCCGCGGTCAGTGTTCCCTGGGTGCTGTACCGGGAGTACGGCGACGAGGAGATCCTGCGGCGTGCCTACCAGTCGATGACCGCCTTCGTCCGGGAGGTGGCGAGCCGGCTCGACGACCACGATCTGTGGAGTGCCGGCTTCCAGTACGGCGATTGGCTCGATCCGGACGCGCCCGAGGACCGCCCCTCCGAGGCCAAGACCGACCGGCATCTGGTCGCCCAGGCCTACTTCGCGAAGGCAACCGGCGAACTCGCCCGCACCGCGCGGATCCTCGGACACGAGGCCGACGCCGTGGAGTTCGACGAGCTCGCGTGCCGGGTACGGGCCGCCTTCCGGCGCGAATACGTGACCGGCTCCGGACGGGTGGTCGGGGAGACCGCGACGGCGTACGCGCTGGCGATCGCGTTCGATCTGCTCGACCCGGACCAGCTCGCGGCGGCCGGCGCCCGGCTCTCGGCCGCTGTCGCGCGCACCGGCCATCGCATCTCCACCGGTTTCGCCGGAACTCCGCATCTGCTGCCCGCCCTGACGAAGACCGGCCACACCGAGGAGGCGTATCTGACCTTGATGCAGACCGAGGCTCCGTCGTTCCTGTATCCGGTGACGATGGGCGCGACGACCATCTGGGAGCGCTGGGATGCGATCCGCCCCGACGGCACGCTGCACCCCTCGGGCATGACCTCGCTCAACCACTATGCCTACGGCGCGGTCGCCGACTGGCTGCACCGCGTCGTCGGTGGGCTGGAGGCCATCGCCCCCGGCTATCGAACCGTGCGGATCGCACCGGTGCCCGGCGGAGGATTGACCCACGCCACCCTCGTTCACGACACCGTCCGGGGACGTTTCCGGATCGCTTGGCGGGTCGCCGACGACCACGCCACCGTCGAGGTGACGGTGCCGGAGGGAGTCGAAGCGACGGTGGTGCTTCCGTTGGATCCCGAGGCACGGGTACCGGTGGTGGGCGGCGGCGAGCACCGGTGGGAGTACGCGCTCGCGCGCGCCGAAGCCGCCGCGTACACGATGGACACCCCGCTGCGTACCCTTGCCGACGACACCGCGGTGTGGGCCGCCCTGACACGCGTGTTCGACAAGCACTTCCCAGGCATCCCGATCGAGGGCAAGGCGCCCGAAGCCGCGGCCATCTCGCTGAACACGATGCTGGAGTACGTTCCCGGCGCCACCGCCGACCTGCGCGCCGATCTGGAGGCCGCGCTGGCTGCGGACTGA